The proteins below are encoded in one region of Helianthus annuus cultivar XRQ/B chromosome 2, HanXRQr2.0-SUNRISE, whole genome shotgun sequence:
- the LOC110920195 gene encoding uncharacterized protein LOC110920195 isoform X1 gives MMLEDRDYERNNNDSGLSEPEPQRPDVNVVNWLRRRKKLLRCLKPAKAAGGKQKNKAPKKEKAPPPSSKPAKSTGGNQKKKNIHSANALSNAIREHLYVINAILNRQLFDVYKKNYHFVKTAIGRVTADLIQLRVPTAVRP, from the exons ATGATGCTCGAGGATCGTGACTACGAACGAAACAACAACGATTCTGGTTTAAGCGAACCCGAACCGCAAAGGCCCGATGTGAATGTGGTCAATTG GCTCCGAAGAAGGAAAAAGCTCCTCCGTTGCCTAAAACCGGCCAAAGCTGCTGGTGGAAAGCAAAAGAATAAG GCTCCGAAGAAGGAAAAAGCTCCTCCTCCGTCGTCTAAACCGGCCAAATCTACTGGTGGAAACCAGAAGAAGAAG AATATTCATTCCGCAAATGCATTATCAAATGCCATTCGAGAACACTTGTATGTGATAAATGCAATTCTTAACCGGCAGTTGTTCGATGTGTACAAGAAAAACTATCACTTTGTCAAAACTGCGATTGGGAGAGTCACAGCGGATCTAATTCAGCTTCGGGTTCCCACAGCCGTCAGACCTTGA
- the LOC110920195 gene encoding uncharacterized protein LOC110920195 isoform X2 — MMLEDRDYERNNNDSGLSEPEPQRPDVNVVNWLRRRKKLLRCLKPAKAAGGKQKNKAPKKEKAPPPSSKPAKSTGGNQKKKIR, encoded by the exons ATGATGCTCGAGGATCGTGACTACGAACGAAACAACAACGATTCTGGTTTAAGCGAACCCGAACCGCAAAGGCCCGATGTGAATGTGGTCAATTG GCTCCGAAGAAGGAAAAAGCTCCTCCGTTGCCTAAAACCGGCCAAAGCTGCTGGTGGAAAGCAAAAGAATAAG GCTCCGAAGAAGGAAAAAGCTCCTCCTCCGTCGTCTAAACCGGCCAAATCTACTGGTGGAAACCAGAAGAAGAAG ATCAGATGA